A single window of Sporosarcina sp. FSL W7-1349 DNA harbors:
- the pdhA gene encoding pyruvate dehydrogenase (acetyl-transferring) E1 component subunit alpha: MAAKKNQQFDPVETLHAIEDKFEMLQVLNEEGEIVNEDVNPNLSDEDLVELMTRMVYTRILDQRSISLNRQGRLGFYAPTAGQEASQLASHFALEKEDFILPGYRDVPQMIFHGLPLHMAFLWSRGHFQGGMLPEGLNVFPPQIIIGAQYIQAAGVALGFQKRGTKAVAMTYTGDGGTSQGDFYEGINFAGAYRSPAIFIVQNNQYAISTPRELQTAAKTLAQKGVAAGIPSVLVDGMDPLAVYAVTRDARERAINGEGPTLIETLCYRYGPHTMAGDDPTRYRTSDTDNEWAKRDPLIRFRKYLEGKGLWSEDQENEIIERAKEEIKEAIKAADAAPKQKVSDFIKIMNRGELPYNLQEQLDIYTEKESN, translated from the coding sequence ATGGCTGCAAAAAAAAATCAGCAGTTTGATCCGGTGGAAACGCTTCACGCGATTGAAGACAAGTTTGAAATGCTCCAGGTTTTGAACGAAGAGGGTGAAATTGTCAACGAGGACGTTAACCCGAATTTATCCGATGAAGATCTTGTTGAATTGATGACCCGGATGGTCTATACCCGAATTTTGGACCAGCGCTCGATTTCATTGAACAGACAAGGGCGTCTCGGGTTTTACGCGCCGACAGCCGGTCAGGAAGCATCTCAATTGGCTTCGCATTTTGCGCTTGAAAAAGAGGACTTTATCCTGCCGGGGTATCGTGATGTGCCTCAAATGATTTTCCATGGCTTGCCGTTACATATGGCGTTCCTTTGGTCGCGTGGCCATTTCCAAGGTGGCATGTTGCCGGAAGGACTCAACGTTTTTCCTCCGCAAATCATTATCGGTGCACAGTATATCCAAGCTGCCGGTGTGGCGCTTGGTTTCCAGAAGCGCGGCACGAAAGCCGTTGCGATGACGTATACGGGGGATGGCGGAACATCCCAAGGCGATTTCTATGAGGGCATCAACTTCGCTGGCGCTTACCGTTCCCCAGCTATTTTTATCGTCCAAAACAACCAATATGCGATCTCGACTCCGCGTGAGCTCCAGACAGCGGCAAAAACACTGGCCCAAAAAGGGGTTGCAGCAGGTATTCCGAGTGTCTTAGTGGACGGTATGGATCCTCTCGCAGTCTATGCGGTGACACGCGATGCGCGTGAGCGTGCAATCAACGGGGAAGGCCCGACATTAATCGAGACGCTTTGCTACCGTTACGGTCCGCACACGATGGCTGGAGACGATCCGACCCGTTACCGTACATCTGATACGGACAATGAATGGGCCAAACGCGATCCGCTGATCCGCTTCCGTAAATACTTGGAAGGCAAAGGTCTGTGGAGTGAGGATCAAGAGAACGAAATAATCGAGCGTGCCAAAGAGGAGATCAAAGAAGCGATCAAGGCCGCCGATGCCGCTCCGAAACAGAAAGTGAGCGATTTTATTAAAATCATGAATAGAGGCGAGCTTCCGTATAACCTTCAGGAACAGCTCGATATTTATACAGAGAAGGAGTCGAATTGA
- a CDS encoding YkyA family protein has translation MRKSVLGLFIGCTLFLLAGCSFDNSPEEMLAETLSKMNEAERDYRDAQTELAEIEKSEQQLFHETMKLSREQDDELQENVAQLEEQQSKRLEILESEKKAMQQARTLTDEFAAITENAEDSVKEDVESLRQAIDGRYDRHDAFLTSYNELTALQKELYEMLTAEGTDFKKLDEQVQSVNEQNEKVQSAVESFNESTREVNELRGTVESRLQQTE, from the coding sequence ATGAGGAAATCGGTTCTCGGTTTGTTCATAGGGTGTACCCTGTTCCTCTTGGCGGGATGCAGTTTTGATAATTCCCCTGAGGAAATGCTGGCTGAAACCCTTTCGAAGATGAATGAAGCCGAGCGGGACTACCGCGATGCGCAAACCGAACTGGCGGAAATTGAAAAGTCGGAACAACAACTATTCCATGAAACGATGAAGCTGTCGCGGGAACAGGACGATGAATTGCAAGAGAATGTCGCTCAATTGGAAGAACAGCAATCCAAAAGGCTTGAAATATTGGAGTCCGAAAAAAAGGCGATGCAACAAGCTCGGACTTTGACGGATGAATTTGCCGCCATCACGGAAAATGCGGAGGATTCCGTTAAAGAAGATGTGGAGAGCCTGCGGCAAGCGATTGACGGACGGTATGATCGACATGATGCCTTCCTCACTTCATACAACGAGCTAACAGCACTCCAGAAGGAACTGTATGAGATGTTGACAGCAGAAGGGACGGACTTCAAGAAGTTGGATGAACAAGTCCAGTCGGTCAATGAGCAGAATGAGAAAGTCCAATCGGCTGTGGAATCTTTCAATGAATCCACCCGCGAAGTCAACGAACTGCGGGGAACCGTGGAGTCACGTTTGCAACAGACAGAATAA
- the def gene encoding peptide deformylase — translation MILMKDIIREGHPSLRKRAEEVDFPLTDEERKLSGELLEYVINSQNPEMSEKYGLRPGIGLAAPQVDQAKRMFALHIKEEGQDPISFVAINPKIVSHSVEKTYLVPGEGCLSVDRDVEGFVPRYARITVKAFGPDGKEFKKRLKGLPAIAFQHELDHLNGILFYDHIDPKNPYRDIPGATPFERD, via the coding sequence ATGATTTTAATGAAAGATATTATACGGGAAGGCCATCCTTCTCTTCGGAAACGTGCGGAGGAAGTGGATTTCCCACTGACCGATGAGGAACGGAAATTAAGCGGGGAATTGCTCGAATATGTCATCAATAGTCAAAACCCGGAAATGAGCGAAAAATACGGCCTGCGCCCCGGAATCGGGCTAGCCGCTCCGCAAGTCGATCAAGCGAAAAGAATGTTCGCCCTTCATATTAAGGAAGAAGGGCAAGATCCCATCAGTTTCGTTGCTATTAATCCGAAAATCGTGAGCCATTCTGTTGAGAAGACTTATTTGGTACCAGGAGAAGGTTGCCTTTCGGTGGACCGGGATGTCGAAGGATTCGTCCCGAGATACGCAAGGATCACAGTGAAAGCGTTCGGCCCAGACGGTAAGGAATTCAAAAAACGATTAAAGGGGCTGCCCGCCATTGCATTCCAACACGAATTGGATCATTTGAACGGAATCCTGTTCTACGATCATATCGACCCGAAAAATCCATACCGAGACATCCCGGGTGCGACTCCTTTTGAGCGGGATTGA